TGCGGCGGCCCGACAGGCAgtcgtgtgcgctgctgctgccgctgcgagcACGCAGCAGAAGCTTCTCCTGTTCtactgcctcctcctgcactaCCTGGCGCACCAGAGCCCCGCGCAAGAGAGGACAATCGGCATGTCCTTCCTGGAGAGCCACACCGAACTGGATACGGCGGCCGTTGGGCCGGTTCCCGTCGCAGTTTTGGAGCTGCAGTACACGACGGAAGGACCAGTCCGCAGCAACGCGGGCGGGATATTGGGGACTTCCACCCTTGGTGGTAGCGGTAATGTttctgcagcggcggacgGGCACGGTGGCACGGTTTCGGTTTCTCCCGGGTCCActgcaggcggcggtggcggggcggGTGGCTcggcttctcctccgcctaGCGGTAACCGCACGTTCGCGTACAGCCCTGCGCCCGCGTCCTTGTCCACCCACAGCGTCTCTGAGGGCGCGCGTGGAAGCTTGATGCCCCCTAGCGCTTCCTTTGGCGGTAGTGGCTACCTGTCCATCACTCCCTCCGTCATGGCTTCtccgcgctcctcctccgcagcacaTTTATTCCCCAACACCGGCGACCCGTTTGTGACCCAGCCTGAGGCTTGCGCAGACGAGGACAGCGCTACTGCTGCGACAGCCTTGCGCGAGTTGTTGAGGGGAAGCCTTGACAATTCTGATGCAGTGGCCGCACAGCGACTCAGCTCAGTCCTTCGCCACCTTCTTGATTGCCAGCCGGATGTGTGGTTCAACCCTGACAACATTTCGTTCGACAGCGAGCTAACGCAGAACCCGTACTATGGCGGGTGGTACTCGGTGGAGAGCAACGACGGCTATCGGAGAGTCATGCAGATTTGCAACATACAGTCCTGGCCAGCCGTAGTGCTCGTCGACCCGGCTGGCAATGTAGTGACGGTGGAGGCGCTAAAGTACATGGAGGATGAGCTGGCGCGCTATGTTGATGAGGTGGACGCCAGCATCGCGAAGGCATCCGTAGCGCATGCCGCTGTTTCTACCGCTTTTCCAATAGAGGCGGCCGCATCACTCGACGTCAGCGCGGGAGACGCATCAACGTTTGCAGCGGTGCGAACATCAGTGAGCGTGTCGTCTACGTCGCCGCACACCAGCGAGGTTTCACAACAGGCGTCCGCTCTCCGGACATTCCCTCAAGACGAGGCCAGCATCAACGGATTAGGGGTGGCAGCGAAGTCACTGTTGtcaccgcagctgcgcgtgtcACGCGTGACGGAATCGCAAgcagcctcgccgtcgccgacgacgacactGTTTCCGGACGGAACCACGGTGACGGACCACTCCAACACGAATCCTCTGGAAGTACCCGTCAAGCTTGCTGttgacgacggcgacaaggCCACGAGTGGCCCGGTGGGCATGCCTGAGGGGCGTAGCATGAGCCTCTCCGGCTCCATCTGCCGCTATGAGagctctttctctgtgcatgATCCGCAAATTCCCACCGCTGAGCCCACCCCGGTGAAGGCAGTAGCCACGACAGCGCGTTACGTGGAGGAGAGTAGTGCTTTCTCGGCACCCTCGATTACGACACCAGCGACAGCATCGATCTCTGCAGTGACCGTATCGCCTCTGCTCCCCAACACGAGCATGAGCAGCAACGGGTTCTCTGCCGGCACACGGCAGTCTATAATGAGCCCTGGTCgaggggaggtgagggaCAATCAGGATGATGAGCGAGGTATGGGGACCGAGGAGCGGGCATTGGGTATTGCAGCGACGTCCCGCGCTGCCTTCAGGGATGAAAGCAGCAACACCCGGCAGAGGTCAGGGGGGATATGTGAGAAATCGACCAGCCTCATGGCTAAGCCCTTGGCCCCACCACTCTCgatgccagcgctgcagcggagtGAGTCCACTGCAACGCCCCCGGcagctttctctctcgccaaAGTATGCATGACGAAGGACCACACATCGTTCCCCAGTTGGGACCCAAAGACCTACAGGGGCGACGTTGCCGGCGTGCTTGCAGTGAGTGACATGGACTCGGAGATGGTCTTGCTCACTGGGCTGGGCAAGATGCAGACGAGCCGCACCCATACGTCTGAAGGGGCCGCAccttctgctgctggagaggaggaagcgaagaaCTGGGCACCCACTATGCAAGTCCCGCTGGCCCCCGCGGTGCCGCTTGCAAATGCCGTCACGTCTGGGGTAGTGGCGCACGTAAAGACGGCGGAGGGGTTCATAGCAGCCACGCCTGGGACCCCACCAACTCCAccgtcgccttctccagcgccgctgccagggTTTTCTTCGGCATTTCCGTGGAATCGCGTGCTGGCGGAGCCGCTGATGGCGTACCAACCGCCGTCCTTGATGACGACGAGTGTAGGCACTGCCACCTCCGTCGACTCACGGAGGGTGAAGGAAAGTGCGCCGCAGAGGGACAAGACTGACtcctcgccgccgttgcctTCCTTGCGCCTGCTCAGCCATAGGGCGACCGCAACAGCATCACTCGGTGAGAGGCGATGCGGCGACGGGGAGGACTTTAGGGAGGGCTTGAGTGGGTTTGACCGAACAACGGGATTATCATCAGCCGGGGCAGCAGGCGCGCGACACTTGGCCGTGCCACCTAGAAcgcccgccgcagctgcgatGGCGCCTTTATCTATGGTGCACCGGCAAGTAGGTCGCAGCAGTAGGCCGGCCAGCATGTCTGTCTCTGGGGTGCCAGAGGCTGCAGTGGCGTGCGGGCCGGAATCTGGCGCCATGTCGCACAACAGCCTCTTTTTGCAGAGTGGTGAGGTGcggggagcggcggcactgcagctggagCTGACCACGCTCGCTGACAGTTCGGCGCTGACGTGGTCGGGCCTCCGCTTACCGATAGAcccgctgcatcgccttgCCTTCTGCACGGTGACGGTGAGCGAGGTGCGAGAGCGAGCGCGTCAGTCATCCAACAACACGGTCCTGTCGTCTTCAGAGCTTGGAAAGACGAATGAGCAGCCTCTTGTTGCGCCCCTGACGCAGGGGGCCGTGTGCCAGTCCTTGCAGGCTGCCTCGAACGAGAGTCTAGTGTTTCCGTCCCTGTCGCTTGCCAACAGCATCGACAACACCAATGCACGTCGATTGGCCGCCTCACATGGTTTGCCCTCTCAGCCGCAGTTGCCGCTGCCTACCACCCAGGTACCACCACAACCGTCGCTACTGGACACTGCGAGCCAGCAGATCATAGAAAAATTGCTTGAAAAGTGGCCGCGCGAGGCAGCAGTGAAATTCAGCCTGTGCACACATCTACTGATCGTGTTTGGTGCCAGCTGGCATCCTGGAATGGCGAAGTTTGTGCGTGCAGTGCGCCATCTGTGCAGCACCATCAACGAGCCTGCATATGCATCGCCTGGAGCGCCGGACTTCAGGAAAAGAcgtggtggcgatggcgacgatgcGGGGGGCTTGCGCGGAGGTCTGAGTGGTCTGAACATACGCGGGCTCAACAGTCAGCTGAGCACTGAGGACGACGCTGTCGCTCCGTTCGCTTCTTGGAAGGGATTCAGCAACTCCTCGATCGACTGGACCAGTGGCGGCGTAGGTGACTTTGCTGGTGGTTTTGGAGAGGCTAGCAGTCGCTTTGAAATGCGTAGCTTCACCAGCTTCACTCGCGCCGACGCTGACGGCAGCAACGTATctgaagagggggagcgcaTGCGAAGTGCGTGTACTCTCAATGAAGCGGCTGTGGTGGTCGACAAATCTACCGCCCCCGATACgacaccgcgccgccgcgtgcaGGTCATCTACATCAGTGCTGATGAGTCGCTGCAGGCCGTGTGCTCTGCCATGGCCGATATGCCGGGGGACTGGCTCTGCGTCTCCCCCTACGTGGCCCAAAGCGAGCCGGAGCGTCAGCTACAGGAGCACGCGAGTGACATGGCGCGCCACATCTTTCACGTCAAGTCCTTCCCGCGCATGGTAGTGGTAGAGATGCCCTATgggcaacaacagcagcagcagcagcagcagcctgcgAACGCAGAGTGCACAGGAGCCGTGCATACAGGAGACATCAGCGCTGGGGGCAGAGGCGACGTCGAGGGTGAGCTCGGCGACGCTGTTGGCACGCTCATGACCTTGTACGACATCGGCGCCATATCGCAGCCGGCGAGCGAGCAGCGACACGGGGGACTTTGGACAGTGGTGCAGTTGCACGGTGAGATGCACCTCTACACTGATCCGGAGGGCAAGGAGTTTCCATGGCCGAGCGAGTCGGCTCGTACGCGGCGTACCAAGCAAGAGGATATGCCCGGCTTGTCACGCTGGAAGCAgcaggcgtgtgcgtcgCGCATTAGTGGCTTtcggcagaagcagcagcgggcacTTCCGCACACCGGTCTCTCGTTGCACCCCTCGCCGATGTTgggaagcagcagcccgGACGGGCTCGAAGATGCCATGCCTCTGCATTCCCACACGGAGAGGCTAACGGTCTCTGATACGCCGACGAAAGTGACTGCCATAGAAGCGGATGTCTTGGTTTCGACCGCCGATACAGTGTCACTGCATCCGCCAGTGGCgcgtctcttcccccccATCAAGCCGTTTCTCGTGGCAGACGGTGAGCTGCCATCTCTGCTGGAGAGAGGCGGCTACTTTGTTGTCCTCGGCGCGTTCGGCTCCGTTGaccggcagctgcaccagcagtgcTTCAACGCGCTTGATGAGGTGCGCCAGTGGCTTTACGCAGAGGTAGAGGCACGCAAACAGAGTGCGTGGTCGGAGCTGACGCAGTTGCAGGCGGTAGCGTCGTATGGTCCGTACACAACGCCTTTTAGTGTGGACGGAGACCGGGTAACGTCCTCGCCTGCGGCGTTTCACCCCAACactggtggcgctgtcggAATGGACGAGTACACCTTACCTACACGCTACTCGTCGGGTATTACGGCGGCCGCACCTCTGAGCATTGCCCCCGGCGGAGGCGACCCTGACTCGGCTGCCGCGTTGCACGGGCTTGGCCACGGCACCTTCAGCAACCGTAGTGACAGCACACCGATGGCCTTCGAAGATGGCTGGCCAGAGTCGCGCGGCGGCACATCCCCCAAGCTCGCGGCATCGAGTCCGCCGGCACCTGGCCGACTCTCTCTCCAGCTCGACGCTCCCACCGGAGTACACGGGATTCACGTAGGCGGTACCCCTTCACTAgcaagcgctgccgccacgcacaAACCTatcgctgccgctcgtcCGTTGCCGACAGTGTACTTTTATGACTCGATCCTCAGCCATCCACCCGCGCCTGACTCACCACCCCccgcgacagcggcgcgtAACACCAGTGGCGTGCCTGGGGGTGGCGGGCAGGACGCCAACAAGGAGGTTGGGCTTGAGGCGAAGGCAGCTCCGCTGAGCCACACGTCCCCCGCACCGACCGGCACCCCGGCAAAGGCTTTGCCTCGGCGGTGTGGCAATGATGCTGAGAACGCGGTGGCTACAGCAGCCTTTTCACCCTCGCCTGCTCCAACACCGTGTGTGGCAGATAACACCTCGGCACTTCGCCGTCATCACGCCAGGGACCTGGCGCTCTTGCAGGAGTACATCATTGCACCTATCCTAGAGGTGGATGAGAGGCAGCTGCCGGTGCGTGAGGGGGAGCTGTACCTGGCGTGCGTCCGGTGGCCACAGCGGACGAGCGCGGTGCTACGGCGCTGCCTGACTTCTGAAGCGCGACCAACCGCTGCAGCACTAGCCGTCCCCTCGGGGAGCACCGCAGGCTTGCCAGCCGGTTCGACGTCGAGCTCCGCTGCCGGCAGTTCATTTGGAGGAGGCCTGGCGTCTCCATCGTCTGGCTCGAACTCAGCTTTGCGAAGTCTCACAGCTTCACAGTCTCTTGGACAGACACAACCGTTGCCGGAGGTGATTCTGCGTCGTTCCTCAACCCCAACAGATGCTTCTCCGTCCCCGAGCTCACCAATGACGGTACCAGTGCTGGGCAGCGTCTCCGCAGCTGCAATCACAGTCAGTAGCGATGGATCGAgtcacctccttcctccGACCACTGCCCCTGCCGCGCTGCCATCATCATCTTCTGCAGTGACAAATTCTGTTGGTGCTTCTGCAAGCGGTACTAATACCGGCTTGAactcaccgccgctgggTGCCACGTTGTCAAACCACACCAtgctgatggaggaggagtgcaAGGAGGGGTCGCCCTACCCGGACGCGACTCCGCTGGCCTCCGCGGAGGCCATCAAGTCATTTCTTTATGATAACATTTTGCGCCTAATGGAGGCGTGAACCAGGTTTTAGGTGTCTTGTTGAATGAGTTATGAGCGAGGTGGTGCGAGgtgtgtggtgggtgggtgtgggcgccTGGCTGTGTTTTGTTGGCTCGCCTGTTTCGGCAAGCGATGaatctctcctctcctctcccgtgcttctctttcgtttaTTGTGTGTTGTCTTCCATTGTGTGAGGTGTGCTTGAAGGCGCCGCACGGGGAGGCAAACATGCACATACGTGAACGgcactcacacgcaccccATGTAGTCAGACACTCTGACAATGCGGTTTGCACGCCTGCGGGTgccgtgggtgtgggcgtgttCCTTGATTTATGGGCTGGCTGCACCCACCGTGTCGTAATTTATGGCCATGGCAGGACGACCCCTTCTGTTGCTGAGTCACTGGgctgtgcgcctctttctcttcgttctccttcctcttacCCCCCACCCTTTTCCTGCCTGTGCGCCCCGCTTCGTGTAAgccatgtgtgtgtgtgtcatgTTTGCGTCTGTGGTAGTGTGGCGGGGTCGtctgcgtttcttttcttctttcctttcccttcatTCGCGAGTGATGGACAATGCCGTGCGCGTTTGCCTAAGCGTACGGTAACGTGGGACAGCTGTTGCGGTTCGGATGCTATGATGCTCGCTGACTCGAAAGAGGGCCATGCGTGGACTTAGATGAGAGACGGCGATAGCGACCACAGAGAGCAGGTATGCCGTGATGTTTTGCTCTCATGTGGAGCTGTGCTTCTGTTTGTGTGCTGGGGTATGCGGTGTGTTTACGCGGAGCTCTTAGTGGAGTCAATTACCAAAGTGCCCCatcccccacacccctcttttcccccgCTTCCCCATAAATTATGGTAGCTCTGGGAGGAAGCAGGGTGGATGGTGGATGGTGattgcggtggcggtggtggtgatggagagCAAAATGTGCGTGAGGGGACTCCCCTTACGAGAAGGCGACTATTCATACGCACGCATGCGTGtaccggggggggggagggcagaaaGGAACACCCCGGTAATTTTTGCACCACATTTTTTCCGTTGAAGTGACTGTCCTTCCAGCGCTGCAGACGGCGGCGTGCAAGTGGGCTACTGTCTAATagaaagaagaaagacaGGAGCTCTACGcttgtgcccccctccccctaaaaaactctccaccacctgctgagcccctctctttccttctccctgtgTTTATGTTCATCAGTTAAACCGTTTGCTCCTTTCTTCTACGAGCCTCCGCGCCATCCTGGAAGCCCGGCTcggcctctctcgctccgtTCATCTGTACACACGAAAGCGTATACACGGCCCATTTCAGGCACACACGTTTCTCGCAACCCTTGAGTTGCTTCcttccgctctccctccctttccccaGAACTGATAACCTCACCATTAGCCCGCTTTCTTGCTTTCTCTAATGCCACCGAGTATGGTGGCCTCTCAGGTGCGCCAGGAGGTGCATAACTTCTGCCAAGGCGTCATAGAGAGCTTCGGCGTTGTTTTGGTGTGGTCATCCGCGCTGGATAAGCGACGCGCACGCGACGTCGCTGAGGTGacggaggagcagagaagactgtcacctccgccacccccgTTCGCATCGTTCGCGGATATAGCTGAGAAGGAAGCTGCAGAAGGTGCACTTCCGACAGCGCTAGCACCAGGGTTccctgtgccgctgcttcggACCGCGCTTCTCTCTGGGAGTGGCCCTGATGCACCTCGTCTGGCCCGCACCTTCTTGATGCCGTCGTGGAGTTTACTGGAGCGGGACCCGAAGCTGTGGATGCTCCTGCGCAAGAACCTCCTGGCGAATCTTGCCCTTGCTTTTCTGACGCTCATGTACATGGGTCTATCACACTGCCTCGCTTCGAAAACGTCCTTGTCGACTCGTAGTTCGGCCGTCAGCGGTGCAGGTGCCACCGTTGCGAGTCTCTCAGCGGACAcccacagcaacaacgacaCCTATGCAACGAGGTCCCTTACCACAACCCTGATATTCCTCTTGTTTCTGTGGTGGGTGCGGCTGAGTCTGTGGATGCTCAAGTACGTCGGCCAGTGGCCCTTCTACACGCTTCTGCAGATCATCGGACTCGTGTGGTTTAACCAGCTCTACCGCGAAACCTGGCTGGTGCGCAAGGGGTGGGTGCTCCGTGGCACCGAGCTACGCGAAGCGCCGGCTGCGGGGTCTGCGAAGACTAAAGCCatggagggtggtggtggcagtggcgctaGTGCTACTTTTCCTCACCCCCCGCCTacttcgcctccgccgtcAGCCGCAGCCAGTGCGGCGTTGCCATGGCTTTCACTTATTCCTCTATATCCTAGCGCTGACAGCGGTGGTAGCGGTGAAGATGGTATTCAGTACGAGGCACGGGGTCCCTCGTCTTCGTTGCTGCTCATGTGCGTGACGCTTCTGCGTTCTGTGCTGCCGTACGTACGGCACACGACAAACTTAGTGTGGCGCATGGTCACGCACAAGGGCCCgacagcagtgctgcaggactGGGTACTCGGTGATGCTTccaaagctgctgctgctgctgctgctgccgcctcgactTTGACCGGTGCCCGCCACCCGCATGCACCTGGCACGGCTGCGGCATCGTTGCATCAGTCACAGACAATCTCCACAAGCCCCGACCCGTTTGCGACTGTCGTCCTTCAACTCGAAGTCATCAGCGAGGTGCTGTTTAAGGCGCTGGCGACTATGTCCTTTGcgctcttttcctccgccATTGAGCGACTGCCGCTGATCGGTACACCACTCTGTGCGGTGCTGAATGCACAGCTCTACGTCTTCTACGTCTTTGACTACCGGtacgccgcgcagcagcaaccggACGCGGTGCACCACCGCGGGTCAGCACTCACGtaccagctgcgccactttGAGCAGTGCTCAATGTACTACGCGGGCTACGGTATGAGCTCTGCCGTGCTGTCTCTGTGGCTGACCCGCCAGCTTGGCACAgtcgtgtctgtgtgcgctgtGTCGGTGCTGTACTCGTGGCAGGTGGTGTGGAGCGGCTTTGCAGTGCCCCTGCCCTCGTCGAGACCGGTGCCGCTTTTCTCCGTGTGGTTCTACGCTGTGGACATGGCGCAGCGACACTACGCTGTGCTCTGGCGCATGGTGGTGATTGCAGTCCTCCTCTACCTACCCTTCGACTGTGCATGTTGTTTACTTGGTACTGGCGTGTGACGAGTTGTACAGCCGCAGGCGGGCGCTTCCTCGTGGACCTGCGGCATACTTTCCATTTTTGCACTGCTACACGCGCCCCTTGACTGCatttgttgtgtgtgcgtgtgtctgcatgCGTCGGCGCGTCTCTGTGAGCGCACCTGTGGCATGCATTGCTTCACTTCATGGTTCTCAAGACCACCAATTCTTGCCGTATGGTGGCGCGACGATCGCTGCACGCCATTCCGCTCACCGCGTTGGGGGACGAAAACAAAATTTGCCTTGTTGAGAGTATCAGCTTGACACtgaggcacacacacccacatacacacccacacccacacccacacccacacacacgccctccGCCTTTCCCTGCTGCTTTGGactgctctttctctctctctctctttcgtgtttCACGGtatttttcgtttttttttttttttgataTTATTTCTGCTTACCCTCACAGCTACCCGCACTACCGGTCTTCCCGCCACCTCCCATATATACCACATGTTAGAGAAAggccgtcaccgccgcggtACTTGgcactctctcttttccttttccttcttccttctctctcatccTTTCACGGGTATACGTATATCAACGTATCCTGGAGAACTGATTGTACTGGCCTACCTCCTTGAACTGCTCTCCTCACGTGGCGTTGCTGTCTTTTCTGCTGCTTTACTTTTACCTCGTAAGTTGGTGCTGGCTGTGAGTGtgttctttgtgtgtgtgtgtgtgtgacgtgCTTCGCTTACGGTGGTGATGATGATGTCCTGTTCttctgctccctcccctttcagCTTTCTCGTTGAGTTGTAGATAGCCAACAAGGGGACTGGACGTCTGTGGGGTCAcgctttcccctcttccttctggCTGAGTGGATGGCAGAGGCGGATGACGCTGACCAGAGATCTGAACAAGAGTGACGTGCTGCTCACGGCGCCCCTGGTGCAGTGGCAGGCGGGGTTGTGTGTTTGATGGGTGTCAGCGCATGTATGTGCGCGCCGCATTCTTCTGTTTTTATGGTGCGAAGTCCGCTGTGCTCCTCACCCCGCctgaggggaaaagaagggcgATGAATCCCCCGCTTCAAGGAGCAAAGGATGCCGAGGCTGTCCTTTTTAGGCGGCATATCAAGTCTCTGTGGGCTTGTTAGTGGATGCCCATGCGTGCACAGTGATGCAGtgaaaacacacacatacacacagagaagctGCAGAGTGGTAGCTGCCGTGCACCTGGCGGCGTTCTTCATGTGGGGTTGTTGCTTTCACACCGAATATGACGCGACCACCACTTGCGgacttctttttttcctgctGGCATTCGCACtacgctctctcttttctagGCGACTTTGTTTCTcgacccctctccctcgcttcctccccgcacccgcacgcgcacctcggcgtcttttcccctcttttcatAGACAGAGCGGAAGCGTTTACAGCGCTGCCGAGGTCAGGGGTTCGAAGGGAGAGCGGCAAACTTATTCACACACAGCTGACGCCTTTCCTGGTACCCCATTCTTGCAGTTTTTCTGACCGTTTATCCACTCGACACTGCTGGTCATGGCTTGCACTCGGCTCTTTCGCTTGGCTACTGCGGCGCACTTGACGTGGTATCTTGCTCTAGTTCTCATCtgcgttgccgccgctgccgcgcctaCCTTCTCCGCATCCTCCGCATTCCAGCAGCACAAGGACAGGCGCGTCGCGCAATTGCGAGCTGCATTGCTTGACAGTGCCCTGTACAATGTAGAGACGCTCTCTGATCCGCCGCTGGAGTTGGGTGTTCACACCGCCTGCAAAAAATTTGGCCGTGGCTGCCCGGACGCGTACATTCAGTTTCTCGAGGGGCTCTTAAATACGCTGAGGGCAGAGGCCACTGATGGAGACTGCCGAAACAGGACAAGCGGAAACGCAcagggggaagaggcgaagaATTTGACGCGTCAGGCCCAAGCGGAGGTGAGCAATGACGCGATGTCACACGAGCGGTCTGTTTTTGAGGCCCCTCAGCAGTACATCTGGGGCGTGGACGACCGCATTACCGATGGTGCTGTTTCTCTTGCCTCACTCCTGCCGCGTGACCTTCGGCTTCCTCTGCAGCTGTCGTGGCCATACGAGGCGCGGAAGCGTCTTGAGAACCTGCACCATCTACTTGCCACTCGCGAGGCCGAGTTCCACAGAGATGGTGTCGCACtgacgtcgctgcagcgactctACCACGTTCCACCTGCCGAGCGCATTCACTTGGTGGAGGACCTAGACGGTGTCATGGCGGCGTGGCTACACACTGCTTGTGCTATCggctcgtcgtcgtcagtTCCCCTGCCTACGGGGTGGACGGAGCAGAAGTGGGAGGATGTGTACGGCCTGTGGTGTCGACATGTCGAGCAATGCTACCAGAATCGACGAAATGCGGACTTGAATGTCGCTAATATGACGACAGCAACTCCTTCTAGCTTattgcctctccctcgcaaGGCGTGGCGTTGCATTGCACTTCACCACGTGACACTgtacctgcagctgcttgtgGGCGCAGATCAGCTTCTCACCTCGGCTTGCAGTTGGACCTTTTGTGTTGCAGTACCGAGTGCATTTCTGACGTGCATTCTTCTGTGGCTCTGCGTTGGAGATGCATGGACGGAAGCGGCCGAGGCCTTCATGGTGAATTCGTCTGTGGCCGCGTCTAATGCTACAGATCAAGACAACGGCGAGGTGAATGGGCTTGGTGAGAGTAGTGGTACAGAACCCAGCACCACACAGCACGAGTGCCGACCTACCTCGACAGCCACGGGATCTCCCTCGACGCCAAGCGCACGTTCCCCCGTGCGTGGGACCGAAGCAGAACTGCCGATGTCTCCCGTACTGTCTGTCGCTTTCACAGAAGGGCGACATGGTACAGCATCGGCACAGTGCGACGCAGTGCCTGCCTCGGAGCACTGTTATTGCCAGCTCCAAAGGCAGCGCGaaaggcaacagcagcgccgcgcggcTCTGCTACGCTGTCGTTTTGCTGAATCTGTGCACCACCGCTCTTCgactctcttttttctcaaATTGCGGCTTCTTCTGTGCCTCCTCGTGGCAGGCCAACTGCTGTGGAGCCTGTGGTGTGTCTTGGCTGCCAGCTATAACATGACCGCCTCAGCTGCCTCGCTGGTGCAGTTCTTTCTCCCGTCCTGGCTACTGGCGTGTCTGAGCGC
This Leishmania panamensis strain MHOM/PA/94/PSC-1 chromosome 29 sequence DNA region includes the following protein-coding sequences:
- a CDS encoding hypothetical protein (TriTrypDB/GeneDB-style sysID: LpmP.29.1230), with the protein product MPPSMVASQVRQEVHNFCQGVIESFGVVLVWSSALDKRRARDVAEVTEEQRRLSPPPPPFASFADIAEKEAAEGALPTALAPGFPVPLLRTALLSGSGPDAPRLARTFLMPSWSLLERDPKLWMLLRKNLLANLALAFLTLMYMGLSHCLASKTSLSTRSSAVSGAGATVASLSADTHSNNDTYATRSLTTTLIFLLFLWWVRLSLWMLKYVGQWPFYTLLQIIGLVWFNQLYRETWLVRKGWVLRGTELREAPAAGSAKTKAMEGGGGSGASATFPHPPPTSPPPSAAASAALPWLSLIPLYPSADSGGSGEDGIQYEARGPSSSLLLMCVTLLRSVLPYVRHTTNLVWRMVTHKGPTAVLQDWVLGDASKAAAAAAAAASTLTGARHPHAPGTAAASLHQSQTISTSPDPFATVVLQLEVISEVLFKALATMSFALFSSAIERLPLIGTPLCAVLNAQLYVFYVFDYRYAAQQQPDAVHHRGSALTYQLRHFEQCSMYYAGYGMSSAVLSLWLTRQLGTVVSVCAVSVLYSWQVVWSGFAVPLPSSRPVPLFSVWFYAVDMAQRHYAVLWRMVVIAVLLYLPFDCACCLLGTGV
- a CDS encoding hypothetical protein (TriTrypDB/GeneDB-style sysID: LpmP.29.1220), with product MEYVLGVLYATKRYEPFHTSGVHPGASSLQHTQALLLHSGTFAMNSLAGVPVMPDAAGTESDNDNDDTAATWEDLPTPTAGNNRRSQVMFVFPTAKDAPVVKEAKAIKTTSPFRHGGSVEGEPLSPPLPLRALTSGVDRAPTMTLPSYLSGSRRRSLSLAAGGMQLLPSAAAAGDQTLSFPREGAALSPLVLGLSTPLNASDAVQNATGGGGAGVAAVGRPAVRPQRLEHIVPTKVIAGKYVLLYLPSPHRPGEASAAALWGSAGSAAAISPGGAAGGGGSAGPSGARAHQTSALVQSPQMDLSKPRLGASTSSSSYFMASVSPHAMSTSGGRANFSTPLNKSVESSSSTSTATVGGHHLSNHHISPGGAGSGSGAAARQAVVCAAAAAASTQQKLLLFYCLLLHYLAHQSPAQERTIGMSFLESHTELDTAAVGPVPVAVLELQYTTEGPVRSNAGGILGTSTLGGSGNVSAAADGHGGTVSVSPGSTAGGGGGAGGSASPPPSGNRTFAYSPAPASLSTHSVSEGARGSLMPPSASFGGSGYLSITPSVMASPRSSSAAHLFPNTGDPFVTQPEACADEDSATAATALRELLRGSLDNSDAVAAQRLSSVLRHLLDCQPDVWFNPDNISFDSELTQNPYYGGWYSVESNDGYRRVMQICNIQSWPAVVLVDPAGNVVTVEALKYMEDELARYVDEVDASIAKASVAHAAVSTAFPIEAAASLDVSAGDASTFAAVRTSVSVSSTSPHTSEVSQQASALRTFPQDEASINGLGVAAKSLLSPQLRVSRVTESQAASPSPTTTLFPDGTTVTDHSNTNPLEVPVKLAVDDGDKATSGPVGMPEGRSMSLSGSICRYESSFSVHDPQIPTAEPTPVKAVATTARYVEESSAFSAPSITTPATASISAVTVSPLLPNTSMSSNGFSAGTRQSIMSPGRGEVRDNQDDERGMGTEERALGIAATSRAAFRDESSNTRQRSGGICEKSTSLMAKPLAPPLSMPALQRSESTATPPAAFSLAKVCMTKDHTSFPSWDPKTYRGDVAGVLAVSDMDSEMVLLTGLGKMQTSRTHTSEGAAPSAAGEEEAKNWAPTMQVPLAPAVPLANAVTSGVVAHVKTAEGFIAATPGTPPTPPSPSPAPLPGFSSAFPWNRVLAEPLMAYQPPSLMTTSVGTATSVDSRRVKESAPQRDKTDSSPPLPSLRLLSHRATATASLGERRCGDGEDFREGLSGFDRTTGLSSAGAAGARHLAVPPRTPAAAAMAPLSMVHRQVGRSSRPASMSVSGVPEAAVACGPESGAMSHNSLFLQSGEVRGAAALQLELTTLADSSALTWSGLRLPIDPLHRLAFCTVTVSEVRERARQSSNNTVLSSSELGKTNEQPLVAPLTQGAVCQSLQAASNESLVFPSLSLANSIDNTNARRLAASHGLPSQPQLPLPTTQVPPQPSLLDTASQQIIEKLLEKWPREAAVKFSLCTHLLIVFGASWHPGMAKFVRAVRHLCSTINEPAYASPGAPDFRKRRGGDGDDAGGLRGGLSGLNIRGLNSQLSTEDDAVAPFASWKGFSNSSIDWTSGGVGDFAGGFGEASSRFEMRSFTSFTRADADGSNVSEEGERMRSACTLNEAAVVVDKSTAPDTTPRRRVQVIYISADESLQAVCSAMADMPGDWLCVSPYVAQSEPERQLQEHASDMARHIFHVKSFPRMVVVEMPYGQQQQQQQQQPANAECTGAVHTGDISAGGRGDVEGELGDAVGTLMTLYDIGAISQPASEQRHGGLWTVVQLHGEMHLYTDPEGKEFPWPSESARTRRTKQEDMPGLSRWKQQACASRISGFRQKQQRALPHTGLSLHPSPMLGSSSPDGLEDAMPLHSHTERLTVSDTPTKVTAIEADVLVSTADTVSLHPPVARLFPPIKPFLVADGELPSLLERGGYFVVLGAFGSVDRQLHQQCFNALDEVRQWLYAEVEARKQSAWSELTQLQAVASYGPYTTPFSVDGDRVTSSPAAFHPNTGGAVGMDEYTLPTRYSSGITAAAPLSIAPGGGDPDSAAALHGLGHGTFSNRSDSTPMAFEDGWPESRGGTSPKLAASSPPAPGRLSLQLDAPTGVHGIHVGGTPSLASAAATHKPIAAARPLPTVYFYDSILSHPPAPDSPPPATAARNTSGVPGGGGQDANKEVGLEAKAAPLSHTSPAPTGTPAKALPRRCGNDAENAVATAAFSPSPAPTPCVADNTSALRRHHARDLALLQEYIIAPILEVDERQLPVREGELYLACVRWPQRTSAVLRRCLTSEARPTAAALAVPSGSTAGLPAGSTSSSAAGSSFGGGLASPSSGSNSALRSLTASQSLGQTQPLPEVILRRSSTPTDASPSPSSPMTVPVLGSVSAAAITVSSDGSSHLLPPTTAPAALPSSSSAVTNSVGASASGTNTGLNSPPLGATLSNHTMLMEEECKEGSPYPDATPLASAEAIKSFLYDNILRLMEA